A single Triticum dicoccoides isolate Atlit2015 ecotype Zavitan chromosome 2A, WEW_v2.0, whole genome shotgun sequence DNA region contains:
- the LOC119351868 gene encoding UPF0481 protein At3g47200-like — protein sequence MEVPYEYQLALADYWEGRPTTEPNVWVPGLPLQMTVAAPASNSDLVVSSTGQQQLVQESTHHQHAVEVELVFNEVTQSLKQTVDNMAMKMHLFPPNMEDLASYKAPKVVSIGPYHHGESEALKQMESIKHAAAVHFIDNTGCSIQEVYGAVCAVAEVARGHYEEDKMRTASDDDFKHMLFFDGCFLLQYMLFWCRRVNEDDDDETTVDVDPSLHSVFSSNDSRIFCDVVLLENQLPWVVVDTLKRFMRTPPTMELFVRRVKIDKMHTRQELEFVLAPLPNYTPPHLLGLLRYHIVGNTKVPEPSPLSDKVKEVSWSVGVIELAEIGIEVTPNDIKEDLKKMYIDRGCFTGELRLASVSLGNATATFLVNMAVFEMCTTPDFDQDDDEMSTVCSYLWLLGMVTDSVSDVQELRNKHILEGGAGLTNEDVLKLFTGVEKHLRIGRRYYKTIVDIANYRYARRPWIMFYRFGYRNRTTIITVITTIVGAAGFLATLKSFR from the coding sequence ATGGAGGTACCTTACGAGTATCAGCTGGCATTGGCTGATTACTGGGAGGGGAGGCCGACCACGGAACCAAATGTATGGGTTCCTGGCCTCCCTTTGCAGATGACAGTTGCTGCTCCTGCTAGCAACAGTGATCTGGTGGTCAGCTCTACTGGACAGCAGCAGCTGGTTCAGGAGAGTACTCATCATCAGCACGCGGTTGAAGTTGAACTAGTGTTCAATGAAGTAACACAGTCACTCAAGCAGACGGTGGACAATATGGCAATGAAGATGCACCTGTTCCCGCCAAACATGGAAGATCTGGCCTCGTACAAGGCCCCCAAGGTGGTGTCCATCGGCCCTTATCACCACGGCGAGAGCGAAGCCCTCAAGCAGATGGAGAGCATCAAGCATgcggccgccgtccacttcatcgacaaCACGGGCTGCTCCATCCAGGAGGTGTATGGGGCGGTCTGCGCGGTCGCGGAGGTGGCCCGCGGGCACTACGAGGAGGACAAGATGCGAACTGCCAGCGACGACGACTTCAAGCACATGCTGTTCTTTGATGGCTGTTTCCTGCTGCAGTATATGTTGTTTTGGTGCAGAAGAGTAAACGAAGACGATGATGACGAGACCACCGTGGATGTGGACCCGTCGTTGCATAGTGTTTTCAGCTCCAACGACAGCCGCATCTTCTGTGACGTCGTGCTGCTTGAGAACCAACTCCCCTGGGTGGTGGTTGACACGCTCAAAAGGTTCATGCGCACGCCCCCGACCATGGAGTTGTTCGTTCGACGCGTTAAAATAGACAAAATGCATACCCGCCAAGAGCTTGAATTTGTTCTTGCTCCACTACCTAACTACACACCGCCGCATCTCCTTGGCCTCCTACGATACCACATTGTAGGAAATACTAAAGTGCCCGAGCCCAGCCCCTTATCTGACAAGGTCAAGGAAGTATCATGGTCTGTCGGCGTCATTGAACTTGCAGAGATTGGCATTGAGGTCACACCCAACGATATTAAAGAAGACCTAAAGAAGATGTACATCGACAGAGGGTGCTTCACCGGCGAGCTCAGGTTGGCGTCGGTGTCCCTAGGCAACGCAACCGCAACCTTCCTCGTCAACATGGCGGTTTTCGAGATGTGCACGACCCCTGATTTTGATCAAGATGATGATGAAATGTCTACTGTCTGCTCGTACCTCTGGCTCCTGGGCATGGTTACGGACAGCGTGAGTGATGTGCAGGAGCTACGAAACAAGCATATCTTGGAAGGAGGAGCAGGGCTCACCAACGAGGACGTGCTCAAGTTGTTCACCGGGGTCGAGAAGCACCTGCGGATCGGGAGACGCTATTACAAGACCATTGTAGACATTGCAAACTACAGGTACGCTAGGCGGCCGTGGATCATGTTCTACAGGTTCGGTTACCGGAACCGCACAACCATCATCACGGTGATCACCACCATTGTTGGAGCCGCGGGTTTCCTTGCGACGCTCAAGTCTTTCCGGTAA